The following proteins are encoded in a genomic region of Glycine max cultivar Williams 82 chromosome 18, Glycine_max_v4.0, whole genome shotgun sequence:
- the LOC100813387 gene encoding amino acid transporter AVT1B, whose product MSLEELIPSNHAKSYLYSIFIRRGLVLSTLVIGLSVPFFGLVMSLIGSLLTMLVTLILPCACFLRILRGKVTRTQAALCITIIIVGVVCSTFGSYSALAEIVKSLRG is encoded by the exons ATGAGTCTGGAGGAGTTGATACCATCAAACCATGCCAAGTCTTATCTATATTCCATCTTCATCAGAAGAGGGTTGGTACTTTCTACCCTGGTTATTGGTCTCTCAGTTCCCTTTTTTG gTCTGGTGATGTCATTGATTGGATCATTACTCACAATGCTTGTT ACTTTGATACTACCCTGTGCTTGTTTCCTAAGAATCTTGCGAGGCAAAGTGACACGAACACAG GCAGCACTTTGCATTACAATTATCATAGTAGGTGTTGTATGTTCTACTTTTGGATCATACTCCGCCCTTGCCGAGATTGTGAAGAGTTTGAGGGGATGA